The region AATTCCGGTCTCGATGCCGATGGCAACGTGCTCTCCGGCTGGTTTCTGAAGAACTCGCCGATGGCGGCCAATATCGACGAAGAAGACAGCGAAACCCCTTATATGACGGGCCGCGGCATCGACTTCATGCAAAGCCATGATGGCCCATGGTGCTGTCATCTCAGCTATATCAAGCCACATTGGCCCTATATCGTGCCCGAACCCTATGCCAGCATGTATGGCCCCGAACATGTCCTCCCGGTGGTGCGCTCGGACACGGAACGTCAGAACGCCCACCCGGTCTTGAAGGCCTTCATGGACACCAAAGTGGGGCAAACCTTCTCGCGTCAGGACGTGCGCGAGGCGGTGATCCCGGCCTATATGGGCCTTATCAAACAGGTCGATGATCAGATGGGCCGATTGTTCGAATGGCTGGAAGAAACCGGGCGGATGCAGGACACGATGATCGTGCTCACCTCGGATCACGGCGACTTTCTGGGCGATCACTGGCTTGGCGAGAAAACCTTCTTTCACGACGCCTCAACCCGCGTGCCGCTGATCATTTATGACCCATCCCCCGAGGCCGACGCGACACGCGGCACGGTTTGCGATGCGCTGGTCGAAAGCATTGATCTTGCGCCCACATTTCTCGATGTCGCCGGGGGCGAACCCGTGGGCCACATCCTTGAGGGCGAAAGCCTGCTGCCAATCCTGCATGGCACACGGGCCGAAACCGAGCGCGAGTACGTCATCTGCGAATACGATTACTCCGGCTCACCCATCGCCAAGCTGATGAATGCATCGGTGCGCGACGCGGTGATGTTCATGATCGCCGACAAGCGCTGGAAAATGGTGCATTGCGAAGGCGGCTATCGCCCGCTTCTGTTCGATCTGGAGAACGATCCCGACGAACTCACCGATCTGGGCGACAGTGATGAACACGCCGAGGTGATCCAGGCGCTCTATGATAAGCTTTTCGCATGGACCCGGCGCCCATCACAGCGCACCACCCGCTCCGAGGCGCAGCTTATCGAAATGCGCACCGCAAGCGCGCGGCGCGGAATTGTTCTCGGGGTTTACGACGAAAACGACACGCCGCTTGATCTCACGGTAAAATATCGCGGTCAGAAGGCGCGCCCGTGGCAAGACATCAAGGGTGGCAAGAGTTGAGCCAAACTGGCGTCCTGCACCTTATCGGGGCAGGGCGCAGATAAGCGTTTCAAGCGGACAGTTGCGTCTCAATATACGCGGCTAGATGCGCGCGCTCCTCTGCGCTGAAATGCAACCCCAGCTTGGAGCGCCGCCAAAGCAGATCCTCGACGCAGCGCACCCATTCGCGCGCAATCAGCCAATCCACCTCGGCCCCGCGCAAGCCATGGCCGAAATCCTCGCCCGGCCCATTCGCGAAAATGCCCTGTGCCTCGCTGCCATAAGCCCGGATGATGCGCTGGGCCGTCTTCTCATTGGCCCAATCCTGCGCCGCACGAAACGCCGCGATCAACCCGGCTACGCCGTTCACCGGGAAATCCCCGCCGGGTAACGCAACGCCGGCGGTCCAATCCCCGCGCAGCCCCTCGAACACCGCGCCAAGCTTGCCCATGGCCGCCTCGGCCAGCCGCCGATAGGTGGTGATCTTGCCGCCAAACACATTGAGAACCGGTGCGCCCGTGCTGGTAT is a window of Rhodobacteraceae bacterium LMO-JJ12 DNA encoding:
- a CDS encoding sulfatase-like hydrolase/transferase — translated: MAKPKNILFIMFDQLRWDYLSSYGHPHLQTPNIDRLAQKGVRFTRAYIQSPICGSSRMSTYTGRYVHSHGASWNGIPLKVGEMTMGDHLRKAGMDCWLVGKTHMRADKEGMERLGLEPDSFIGARVAECGFDVFERDDGMLPEGPDGAYDPDGAKEYNKWLKAKGYDADNPWHDFANSGLDADGNVLSGWFLKNSPMAANIDEEDSETPYMTGRGIDFMQSHDGPWCCHLSYIKPHWPYIVPEPYASMYGPEHVLPVVRSDTERQNAHPVLKAFMDTKVGQTFSRQDVREAVIPAYMGLIKQVDDQMGRLFEWLEETGRMQDTMIVLTSDHGDFLGDHWLGEKTFFHDASTRVPLIIYDPSPEADATRGTVCDALVESIDLAPTFLDVAGGEPVGHILEGESLLPILHGTRAETEREYVICEYDYSGSPIAKLMNASVRDAVMFMIADKRWKMVHCEGGYRPLLFDLENDPDELTDLGDSDEHAEVIQALYDKLFAWTRRPSQRTTRSEAQLIEMRTASARRGIVLGVYDENDTPLDLTVKYRGQKARPWQDIKGGKS